The following DNA comes from Diadema setosum chromosome 20, eeDiaSeto1, whole genome shotgun sequence.
ATCAATTAGAGTGTATCCACGTTTCCGTATTTCAAAATTAGCAGTTCTGAAAATATCACAAGATATGTATTGCTCTCCAAATACATGTGCCGTGGCTACCCTATGCCCCAGAAAATCAAGGAATTTCATTTCCACAATTTCGTCAATTTTTGTCACAAGGGTACTCTTGCATCTTTGTTGAGTATCTCCTTTTTTCACATTTAGAGGATTTCCTTGTTCAGAATTGCGATCTGCCTTCTTCCCCGGAATCGGCTCCCCCACacaattttcctcatttttttgcTGTGCAGTCTCCCCTTCTTCTACATGTTGAAGATTCGCTTCTTCAAAATGGTGATCTGTTTTCTGCCCTTGAACTGATTCATCAACATTGATTTGGCTCTCCTCGAAAGTTTTCTCCAGTTTTACGTGTGGAGAGTCCTCTTGTGCATTTGGAGGATTTTCTTGTTGAGAATCATGACCTGCTTTTTCCTCTGGCATTGGTTGACCCACAATGTTTTGACTCTTTCCTTGTTCAGAATTGTGATCTGCCTTCTTCCCTGGAATCGGCTCTCCCACACAATTTTCGCTCCTCCCacaattttcctcatttttttgcTGTGCAGTCTCCCCTTCTTCTACATGTTGAAGAGTCACAAAATGGTATTCTGTTTTCTGCCCTTGAACTGATTCATCAACATTGATTTGGCTCTCCTCGAAAGTTTTCTCCAGTTTTACGTGTGGAGAGTCCTCTTCTGCATTTGAAGGATTTTCTTGTTGAGAATCATGACCTGCTTTTTCCTCTGGCATTGGTTGACCCACAATGTTTTGACTCTTTCCTTGTTCAGAATTGTGATCTGCCTTCTTCCCCGGAATCGACTCTCCCACacaattttcctcatttttttgcTGTGCAGTCTCCCCTTCTTCTACATGTTGAAGAGTCACAAAATGGTATTCTGTTTTCTGCCCTTGAACTGATTCATCAACATTGATTTGGCTCTCCTCGAAAGTTTTCTCCAGTTTTACGTGTGGAGAGTAATCTTGTGCATTTGGAGGATTTTCTTGTTGAGAATCATGACCTGCTTTTTCCTCTGGCATTGGTTGACCCACAATGTTTTGACTCTTTCCTTGTTCAGAATTGTGATCTGCCTTCTTCCCCGGAATCGACTCTCCCACacaattttcctcatttttttgcTGTGCAGTCTCCCCTTCTTCTACATGTTGAAGAGTCACAAAATGGTATTCTGTTTTCTGCCCTTGAAATGATTCATCAACATTGATTTGGCTCTCCTCGAAAGTTTTCTCCAGTTTTACGTGTGGAGAGTAATCTTGTGCATTTGGAGGATTTTCTTGTTGAGAATCATGACCTGCTTTTTCCTCTGGCATTGGTTGACCCACAATGTTTTGACTCTTTCCTTGTTCAGAATTGTGATCTGCCTTCTTCCCTGGAATCGACTCTCCCACacaattttcctcatttttttgcTGTGCAGTCTCCCCTTCTTCTACATGTTGAAGAGTCACAAAATGGTATTCTGTTTTCTGCCCTTGAACTGATTCATCAACATTGATTTGGCTCTCCTCGAAAGTTTTCTCCAGTTTTACGTGTGGAGAGTCCTCTTGTGCATTTGGAGGATTTTCTTGTTGAGAATCATGACCTGCTTTTTCCTCTGGCATTGGTTGACCCACAATGTTTTGACTCTTTCCAGAAGCATTCTTGCTTATTCCATGTAGAATATCCCCTTCTACATttgcaggatttttttcttcaaaatcatgaTCTTTCTCCCCAAGGACTGGTTCACCGACAATGTTTTGGCTCTTCTCCAAagtttttttgcttctttggtATGGATCGTCCTTTTCTGTGTTTGGAggattttcttgttcagaatCGCGTTCTACTTTCACCTCTTGCATTGCTTTACACACATTGTTTTGACACTTCTCAGAAgaagtttttcttttgtgtggaGTATCCTCTTCTGCGTCATTTGGAGGCCGATTCTCACTGTGCACATTTCCTTGCTCAAAATGATGACTGTCCCTGTCAAATGCGGGAGGCTTGtctactttgtttttcatttttgattcTTGCAGGTTCACAACAATCCTTCCATTTCTGTTTGTTGTGACACATTTTTGTGGGTCCACATGATGTCTGCTTCGtacatcttttcttcttttgacctTTGGAGGAGATGGGACATCTGGCTGTCGGAATACAGTTCGTTTGTGTTGTTTGCTGTGCGTCTTGGTTGGTGTTGTATTTTGTTCCACGCTTGGGAAGTCCTCGTGATACGTACTTGAACTTGGTGTGAACAGTGTGTGAGGACTGTGTTGCTGTCTTGACTGAGGAAGGGTTGGTGATCGGGGTTCACGAATAATTGATGCATCCTCCCAATCTCTTGCATACAGAAGGATGTGCACACCATCGTGCCTGTTGTTCACATACAGAGAACTACTGTGCAAGTTCTTCTGACGCATGACTGCACCTGCAAAAGAATAAGGTTCAAGGGTAAAAGAGAAATTAGTGTTTTTAAGTGTGTCAATAGCTCATCAAATCGAGATGACACATAACACTATTGTTATAAAAGTTCTTGCAAATGACAGCCATAATACATAGTTACGAAGTATATCAATGGCTTTTATTTTCTGTAACTATGCACAGAGTATCAGTAATAAGAAACCTGACATGCATGACTTTGTgagaaaatcataaaataaaatTTAATTAATAACAAAACTTTACATCCTAAGTTCAGTTTATATCAACTGTGAATGATGCAGACAAAAATCACCTCATTCTTAAAACCATTATGAAAGAGATGGCAAAAATTGCTCATTGCACTGTGTAGAATGTCATGTGTAGTCCGTATCAGGAACATGATAAGGATCAATGACATGCTTTTTAAAAATGCCTTTGTCTTGTCAATCACTGGATTAAAACGTTGGAGAATTTCCACAGCTGGTAGAAAATTAGTCatgatacatgtagtttgaTTATAGTGTAATAtctaaaagaaaattttcataaTGCATATCATTAAGTGATTAATTAAGAGTGAAAGTCTGATTGTTTTCTAGACTTTTATAACAATATCTAATTACAAGTCTATACTAAGACTAGTTTGAAAATAAGATACCATGTGAGCAGCTGACCTATGTGAACacggtgccaggtaaaaatggcagaggtaaaaatggcagaggtaaaaatggcagaggtaaaaatggcaggggtaaaaatggcagaggtaaaaatggcagaggtaaaaatggcagaggtaaaaatggcagaggtaaaaatggcagaggtaaaaatggcaggggtaaaaatggcagaggtaaaaatggcagaggtaaaaatggcagaggtaaaaatggcaaaggtaaaaatggcaggggtaaaaatggcagaggtaaaaatggcaggggtaaaaatggcaggggtaaaaatggcagaggtaaaaatggcagaggtaaaaatggcagagg
Coding sequences within:
- the LOC140243845 gene encoding uncharacterized protein encodes the protein MATDLNMEVMLKEINIFTEHAVVVPLQNNSLVADTTISLPCRKLKDISIKTKGAVMRQKNLHSSSLYVNNRHDGVHILLYARDWEDASIIREPRSPTLPQSRQQHSPHTLFTPSSSTYHEDFPSVEQNTTPTKTHSKQHKRTVFRQPDVPSPPKVKRRKDVRSRHHVDPQKCVTTNRNGRIVVNLQESKMKNKVDKPPAFDRDSHHFEQGNVHSENRPPNDAEEDTPHKRKTSSEKCQNNVCKAMQEVKVERDSEQENPPNTEKDDPYQRSKKTLEKSQNIVGEPVLGEKDHDFEEKNPANVEGDILHGISKNASGKSQNIVGQPMPEEKAGHDSQQENPPNAQEDSPHVKLEKTFEESQINVDESVQGQKTEYHFVTLQHVEEGETAQQKNEENCVGESIPGKKADHNSEQGKSQNIVGQPMPEEKAGHDSQQENPPNAQDYSPHVKLEKTFEESQINVDESFQGQKTEYHFVTLQHVEEGETAQQKNEENCVGESIPGKKADHNSEQGKSQNIVGQPMPEEKAGHDSQQENPPNAQDYSPHVKLEKTFEESQINVDESVQGQKTEYHFVTLQHVEEGETAQQKNEENCVGESIPGKKADHNSEQGKSQNIVGQPMPEEKAGHDSQQENPSNAEEDSPHVKLEKTFEESQINVDESVQGQKTEYHFVTLQHVEEGETAQQKNEENCGRSENCVGEPIPGKKADHNSEQGKSQNIVGQPMPEEKAGHDSQQENPPNAQEDSPHVKLEKTFEESQINVDESVQGQKTDHHFEEANLQHVEEGETAQQKNEENCVGEPIPGKKADRNSEQGNPLNVKKGDTQQRCKSTLVTKIDEIVEMKFLDFLGHRVATAHVFGEQYISCDIFRTANFEIRKRGYTLIDEILSEYYCGEHPAFLLQGRKRAWVLKDALMTVLRQSKSRGNKKRRALLLHELMDMESNQEQSHDLDYKEDSNSVQCAKASESQEHTKRIEEEDLTFDSDVMKYFSLFGKKVPCYLQAESVWLEMSAIFQYVGFMPHIKKRGWKFVNECLKANGIDSQSVFDNPKKRSRTTFPALEILLEKFRVGDKQRKIQVLTELRAERDRLLATVLKTLHLQKCDISEKNK